A DNA window from Elephas maximus indicus isolate mEleMax1 chromosome 17, mEleMax1 primary haplotype, whole genome shotgun sequence contains the following coding sequences:
- the ACRV1 gene encoding acrosomal protein SP-10 produces the protein MKLLLLIYLLGSAGGASGQPDEPLGSIDHRASIQQLPGEHSLSEHSSGEHSSSDHSSSENSSGDQASGEQTLAEQSSSEKPSGEKPSGEKASGEKSSGEQASGEKPSGEQASGEKSLGEKTSDSSQGTGLNCHTCSYMNEQGKCLRGEGVCVTQNSQQCMLKKIFEGGKLQFMVQGCENMCPSMNLFSHGTRMQIICCRNQSFCNKI, from the exons ATGAAGCTTCTCTTACTAATTTACCTGCTCGGATCTGCCGGAG GAGCATCAGGTCAGCCTGATGAGCCTCTTGGCTCTATTGATCATCGAGCTTCAATTCAGCAACTTCCAG GTGAGCACTCTTTAAGTGAGCACTCTTCAGGCGAGCACTCCTCAAGTGACCATTCTTCTAGCGAGAACTCTTCAGGTGACCAAGCTTCTGGTGAACAGACTTTGGCTGAACAATCTTCCAGTGAAAAGCCTTCAGGTGAAAAGCCTTCAGGTGAAAAAGCTTCTGGGGAAAAGTCTTCAGGTGAACAGGCATCAGGCGAAAAGCCTTCAGGTGAACAGGCTTCAGGTGAAAAATCTTTGGGTGAAAAGACTTCTG ACTCTTCACAGG GCACAGGATTAAACTGCCATACGTGTTCTTACATGAATGAGCAAGGAAAATGTCTTCGTGGGGAGGGAGTCTGTGTCACTCAGAATTCCCAGCAGTGCATGTTAAAGAAGATCTTTGAAG GTGGAAAACTCCAGTTCATGGTTCAGGGGTGTGAGAACATGTGCCCATCTATGAACctcttctcccatggaaccaGGATGCAAATTATATGCTGTCGGAATCAATCTTTCTGCAACAAGATCTAA